From Aegilops tauschii subsp. strangulata cultivar AL8/78 chromosome 5, Aet v6.0, whole genome shotgun sequence:
CCGCACCCGCATTGTGAAGAAACGGTAGCGGAGGAACACGCGCGCCCTCGCccgacactactagggaaaagcttatacacagacgcttactagtagcgcgagtttatacccctcgctactgctacttactagtagcgtgggtttttacccctcgctactactaagttgatagtagtagcgcgggtttttaacccccgctactactaagcggtctctaccgtgccccccggggggacatgccatagtagtagcgagagttataaacccgcgctactactaagttgatagtagtagcacgggttcttacccctcgctactactaagcggtctctaccgtgcccccccccccccccccccccccgggaacatgccatagtagtagcgaggggtaaaaacccgcgctactactaagtactgGGTTTTTTAACAGCCCTGAAATCCCCATCTCCTCGTCCAAATCACTCCTCTCCCCcgtccctctcctcctctctctctcgatAGGCTCTCCCGTGGCGCTCCTGCCCATGCGCCGCGTCTCCTCCTCCATGGCGCTCAACGAGGCTGTCGCCTCGCGCCGCTGGCATCCAGGAGCTCGCCGGTCTTCCCCCTCGCCTCCCGCCACCACACCGGAGCACCTCACCACCAACGACTACCCCCGGTGCTCCCTCCGTCTCCTTCCTCGGTCCcttctttctctttttccttcTGCCCTTTGGTTTCACTCACCCTCCCATGTCCTTGCCCATGCAGGTCATCGTCATGGATGACCGGGAGCTCGCTGCCTTGGCTGCAAAGAGGAGCCCCACGCCGCCGCCTTGCTCAGCCATGGATCCGGGCCCTCTGCAGCAGCCGGCGTTGGATCTTGTCTGCCTCTGCCCTTCCGCAGCTCCGATGACCCCTAGCGTCTCTGGATCGAAGCATTGCTGCCATTAATAGCACGCACGGGATCGAgaaattttttttgtttttgaaattaatagtagtagcgcgggtggcacccacgctactactaacagatatagtagtagcgcgggcgcACACGCGCTACTACTACAAGTTAGATGTAGCGCCGTAATAGTTGCGCGGGTGCCCGCTCTACTACTAGCTATTTAACCCGCGGTActactaggcttttccctagtagtgcaagAGCATAATTGGGCGGTCCGTGCCATGGCCGGACTGCCAccgaaggaggagaaggaggacagTGATGGCGATGACTGCTCCGGCGACGATTAAATCCGGCTCAATCCCTATTGCGTCTTCGACCGGTACTTCCGCGAGAAGGATGGCAAGGGCGCCGGGAATGGCAGGGGCAGCCACGGATGATCTCCACCATAGCCAAACATGCCTATCGTAGTCCGATGGCATGCTTAGTGTGGTGATGGAGTAGTCAGACGATGTGTGTGCATCGACGTAGTTGCATGAATTTGAGATATGATAATTGAGGTGTTCGGTTGTAGATTGCATTATTTGAGACGTGACCAGTCAGTGTCCGTGAACGCCACGGACGTTTGAGGGGCCGGATTTGTCCATCATGGTTGTTGATGCTCTCAGCAACCAAATGAGCGCCCGAATCTTGGTAACAGTTCGTGCAGGCAGAAAAGTGAGTGCACCAAATGAAAGAAAGAAACAGTCGAATGTTGCTTAGGGGTAATTGACGAGATACGAGTGTACGGTCTTCATTAGCCAACACAAATTAAGCCACGGCAACCCCTTGACCGCTGAAATTTTGCTCCCGGTCCCGGTTTCATTTCACGAGACCACACAGAATAGTACTACTAAAAAATTCCAGAGTCTCCAAGCAGGCGCAGCTGGCCAACGGGTTACGAACAGGTCAGAAATTAAGCCTCATTCTTTCTGCCTAAACGCATGAACCCCGCAAAACAGCTAGTACTAGGCCAATAATCTGCAGGCTCTTTCTCCTGGCGAAGTTGCATGGTGGTCGTATAAGTACACGGAGTATTATACTACTGGCACGTGAACCATTGACGCGTGCAACAAGCAATCGTTAAAAGAGTATACTTTGACGAGGAACAGCCGGTAATTACATAATATTCAAACGTGATGTCTAATTGGCTTGGCAATTAGCTAGTAGCGCGTTGATTTGGATTTGGACCGGGCTAATTCGTTCTCACTGAGTATATATATGCACGTCCGAAGGCTGATGCCAGAGATCTGATTTGATCTCGACCCGTGACGTCGCCGGCAGCTTGACGCACCCACGGACAATATATTGAGACTTGAGAGTGGCACGACCGGACGGGTTGCGGTTGGATATTGCCGCGAGAGACCACCATGCCGGGCTCCGCCGGGCTGCTGATCAGCGCCTCCATGGCCGCGCTCCTCGTCGTCTCCCTCTTCACCTTCCTCTGCTCCAACCGGCGCCAGGCGCACCGtgcgtcgccgtcgccgtcacaGCGGAGCGTCGTCGACGTGGAGCTCGGCCTGCAGCGGCCGTGCGGGATCGACGAGGCCGTCCTGGCCGCGTACCCGACCACGGTGTACTCCTCGGCGGCGAGCCGACGGGACGAAGGCCAGATGGCTGATGCGGTCACCGCGTCGACCGATGGTGGCCAGCCGCCGGACGACACGCACACGACGTGCGCGGTGTGCCTGGCGGAGTACGCAGATGGCGACGAGCTCCGGTGGCTGCCGGGGTGCCGGCACGCGTTCCACCGGCCGTGCGTTGACGaatggctgcggcggcggccgagctgcCCGCTCTGCCGCACGTCGCCGCCTAGCACGTGCGTTCCGCCACCGCCGCCTGCGGCTATTGACTCCTGAACGGTCACGGCGTCGCCAAAATGTGTCGTACGAGGTCGTGAACTTTCCACGATGGAGCAACATTCGCTCCATCCATGCATGCACTAGGTAGGGCAGAGTGTAGAAGAGGAACACGGTAGTGCGTGGGTCTAACGGACCACACATTTGTATTCATCCCTTGGCTCATATTTATTCATGTACGTACAATGCACCGTGTGAAGTTCTAAGGGCATCTTCAATAACAACCCGTAATTTTTTTTAACAGGCAAGGGCGGACCCAACGAAAAAAGGGGCAAGAATGCATGATCATATTCATGAACCAACAAGTCAAGCATCCATACTGACTAAAATATGGGCATAACCCAATTTCCATTATGCAGAGGCACCCATGGAGAAAGTTGAGATGGGCAACAATGTAGGAGCGGACCCCCTATATCAATTCCACTAATTAAACCCTTATTAAGAGAGACCTTTTCTACGACAATTGCactattatatgcttattctGCATATTATATAAAAAAATTGTGTTGTGTGTAAATTTTCATTTTCCTTTTACACTAATTTATTAGTATTCTTAGAAAACTTCATTTTTTTCTATTCCATTTTCTTCGTATAGAAAACTACACATATTATAGGCCTACCTATGTCTTTGTACATCATCCTATGTGAAGCTTAATTGAACTCTAACTTCGTATATATACACAAACCTCGTACCATAATAAAGTTTTATTGGACCGATTAATCGAAACTAACACAAAGAAGATATCTATGAGTTCCCAACATCTGTGTGTAGCTTTCAGGTTCTGTTCAACAAAATATACTATTATAGCTAGCTAACTTGTACTCTAAGCCAAGGAAGACGTTTGAAGCATGCACGCAATCATAAGAACCCAAGATAGTCGCCGCCGGCTAGTACATATGTGATGTCGACCTAATCTTGACGTcgagggatttcacacgagtagGTTTGGTCTTGTGCTTGTATGTGTATAAGTAGGGAAGCACACACCCTACCCCTTTGTAATATGGGTAACCATGAGAGATCAATAGAAGAACATTACCGGTTGCCACCAATCAAGTCGCGATTGGTGTGCGTGCCTATATTGTGAGTCAATCGGCTAGATATTAGTCAGTCGTGCTTTGTTGTATGCGTGCGTATTTTGATCTCAGCGAAAGATTTCATCAAGTCCAAGAAAGCTAGCTTTAGATGTGCCTGCTTGTAAAAAAAAAGAGTGACCTACTAAAACTGTAAATTCAGTCACTTGACCCCTATCCAGCCCTGATGATAAAAGGACAAAGTTTTGGCAATACACAACACAGCTTGTTCACAGCATATTTACATGATAAATGCAAAACATAATCCGTGCACAAAAAGTAAAAGGCCAAAACACAACATATTACAACTATTGCTGGGAGGCTGCACGGTCTGTGCGACTGCATAAGCGACAAGGCCAAACTTCCGTGATTTCGTCACACGCGGTGGTCGACGTGTGTATATGAAATCTGGCCACTAGGATCGAGTTAATTGGATgtgtagaagtgcatgctctagccaatgcaaTCAAAAAACCGATCTGATGGAAAAGACTAGGCAGCACATTATACGTCAACACTCCCCCTCACGTGTGGCTCCCTCAGGCCTAAACGTGGACGGAAAGTGGGCTGCAATTTAATTGCGCCAGCcgggtcttgaactcaagacctcttggctccgataccatgtagaagtgcatgctctagccaatgcaaccaaaagaccgaTCTGATGGAAGAGACTAGGCAGCACATTATACGTCAACAGGATGGATGATCAAGCATGTGTGTAGGATACATCAGCTCTATTGATTTTGGGTTGCTTCTTCAAAGCTTAGACTAACATGATGCTTCTAGAGATACACAAGGAGCTTAGTTGAGTGGGGGCTTGGTAATAAACTGAGTGGGGACAGATGTGGTATACATGATACCAATTATAAGTGGAAGGAAAATTTGAGTGGGGCAGCTGCCCCACAGCCTCACACGTGGGTTCGGCCCTGTGTACACGGACCGGTCCGCGGACGCa
This genomic window contains:
- the LOC109781722 gene encoding E3 ubiquitin-protein ligase Os03g0188200-like yields the protein MPGSAGLLISASMAALLVVSLFTFLCSNRRQAHRASPSPSQRSVVDVELGLQRPCGIDEAVLAAYPTTVYSSAASRRDEGQMADAVTASTDGGQPPDDTHTTCAVCLAEYADGDELRWLPGCRHAFHRPCVDEWLRRRPSCPLCRTSPPSTCVPPPPPAAIDS